A DNA window from Rhizobium sp. NXC14 contains the following coding sequences:
- a CDS encoding ABC transporter substrate-binding protein, whose amino-acid sequence MINLRGIAAFLTLLGTATQGHAAGVTIGVVAPQGGPLGLLGAQIAAGAGFEIQQSGNTLVAVNETCEDNSGAAVADALVSAKVQIAIGFLCSETLEGALPKLKDANIPAITVSARSRILMEDALKNGWPLFRLAPADGTEAAKIIEVILKDWAADPIALIEDGTIHGRELTEAVRNALEQNGLKPVFTDTYRPGQEQQIALVRRLKRAGATRVFVGGDRNDVAVMARDAKAENIPLSILGGDAMRAADQPLPLAPGVRAVALPEYALLPEGAPAAGALRAKGTEPEGYVLPSLAAALIAGQAAEAAAAAGKPLRETLVGTTFQTPIGAVAFTGAHELSQNPYRLLEWRGNGFFPPAAPTQ is encoded by the coding sequence ATGATCAACCTGCGTGGCATAGCAGCCTTTCTGACGCTGCTCGGAACGGCGACGCAAGGTCATGCGGCCGGCGTGACGATCGGCGTCGTCGCCCCGCAGGGCGGGCCGCTCGGCCTGCTCGGCGCGCAGATCGCCGCCGGCGCCGGTTTCGAGATCCAGCAATCAGGCAATACCCTCGTCGCCGTCAACGAGACCTGCGAGGACAATAGCGGCGCGGCGGTCGCCGATGCGCTCGTGAGTGCCAAGGTGCAGATTGCCATTGGTTTTCTCTGCAGTGAGACGCTGGAAGGCGCACTGCCGAAGCTGAAGGACGCCAATATTCCCGCGATCACCGTTTCGGCACGTTCGCGCATCCTGATGGAGGATGCGCTGAAAAACGGCTGGCCGCTCTTCCGCTTGGCACCGGCCGACGGCACTGAGGCGGCAAAGATCATCGAGGTGATCCTCAAGGACTGGGCAGCCGACCCGATCGCGCTGATCGAGGACGGCACCATTCATGGCCGCGAACTGACGGAAGCCGTGCGCAATGCGCTGGAGCAGAACGGCCTGAAGCCAGTTTTCACCGATACCTACCGTCCGGGACAGGAGCAGCAGATCGCCCTCGTCCGCCGCCTGAAACGGGCCGGCGCCACAAGGGTCTTCGTTGGCGGCGATCGCAACGACGTCGCCGTCATGGCCCGCGACGCCAAGGCGGAAAACATTCCGCTGTCGATCCTCGGCGGCGACGCCATGCGCGCCGCCGATCAGCCGCTGCCTCTCGCCCCCGGCGTGCGTGCCGTCGCCCTGCCCGAATATGCGCTTTTGCCAGAAGGCGCGCCGGCGGCCGGCGCTTTGCGCGCCAAGGGCACCGAGCCTGAAGGTTATGTCCTGCCATCCCTGGCGGCGGCCCTGATTGCCGGCCAGGCGGCCGAAGCCGCCGCTGCCGCCGGTAAGCCGCTGCGGGAGACCCTTGTCGGCACGACGTTCCAGACACCGATCGGCGCGGTCGCCTTCACCGGCGCGCACGAGCTTTCGCAAAACCCCTACCGCCTGCTTGAATGGCGGGGCAATGGCTTTTTTCCACCTGCTGCGCCGACTCAATGA
- a CDS encoding DEAD/DEAH box helicase, with the protein MTTFADLGLSQKVLSAVADAGYSTPTPIQAGAIPFALERRDICGIAQTGTGKTASFVLPMLSLLEKGRARARMPRTLILEPTRELAAQVAENFEKYGKNHRLNVALLIGGVSFEDQDRKLERGADVLICTPGRLLDHFERGKLLMSGVEILVIDEADRMLDMGFIPDIERIAKLIPFTRQTLFFSATMPPEIQKLADRFLQNPERIEVAKPASAAKTVTQRFVASHSKDYEKRAVLRELVRAQTELKNAIIFCNRKKDVADLFRSLERHGFSVGALHGDMDQRSRTTMLQNFRDGNLQLLVASDVAARGLDIPDVSHVFNFDVPIHSEDYVHRIGRTGRAGRSGAAFTLVTKRDTKFVDAIERLIGENVEWLNGDLNSLPPAEEGKDSDRPRRNGRERGDKDRGRGRGRHSTASHKSDNDIQDNDVQVITAAPAKAEVVKNERKAEQKPQNNARNNRPYPANDDSRDRRRHRDHDDGPTPVGFGDDIPAFMLIAGSAKV; encoded by the coding sequence TTGACGACATTCGCTGACCTTGGCTTGAGCCAAAAAGTGCTATCGGCCGTTGCCGATGCGGGCTATTCGACCCCCACGCCTATTCAGGCGGGAGCCATTCCTTTTGCGCTCGAACGCCGCGATATTTGCGGCATCGCGCAGACGGGCACCGGCAAGACGGCATCCTTTGTCCTGCCGATGCTGTCGCTTCTGGAAAAGGGCCGCGCCCGCGCCCGCATGCCCCGCACGCTGATCCTCGAGCCGACGCGCGAACTCGCCGCTCAGGTCGCCGAGAATTTCGAGAAGTACGGCAAGAACCACCGCCTCAATGTCGCGCTTCTGATCGGCGGCGTTTCCTTCGAGGACCAGGATCGCAAGCTCGAGCGCGGCGCCGACGTGCTGATCTGCACGCCCGGCCGCCTGCTCGACCATTTCGAGCGCGGCAAGCTCTTGATGAGCGGCGTTGAAATCCTTGTCATCGACGAGGCCGACCGCATGCTCGACATGGGCTTCATTCCCGACATCGAGCGCATCGCCAAGCTCATCCCCTTCACCCGCCAGACGCTGTTCTTCTCGGCCACCATGCCGCCGGAGATCCAGAAGCTCGCCGACCGGTTCCTGCAGAACCCGGAGCGCATCGAAGTGGCAAAGCCCGCTTCGGCCGCAAAGACCGTGACGCAGCGCTTCGTCGCCTCGCACAGCAAGGATTACGAGAAGCGCGCGGTTTTACGTGAGCTGGTCCGCGCCCAGACCGAACTCAAGAACGCGATCATCTTCTGCAACCGCAAGAAGGATGTCGCCGATCTCTTCCGTTCGTTGGAACGCCACGGCTTCTCCGTCGGTGCGCTGCATGGTGACATGGACCAGCGTTCCCGCACGACGATGCTGCAGAACTTCCGTGACGGCAACCTCCAGCTGCTGGTGGCCTCCGACGTTGCCGCACGCGGTCTCGACATTCCCGATGTCAGCCACGTCTTCAATTTCGACGTGCCGATCCACTCCGAGGACTATGTCCACCGCATCGGCCGCACCGGCCGCGCCGGCCGATCCGGCGCCGCCTTCACTCTCGTCACCAAGCGCGACACGAAATTCGTCGACGCGATCGAGAGGCTGATCGGCGAAAATGTCGAATGGCTGAATGGCGACCTGAACTCGCTGCCACCGGCGGAAGAAGGCAAGGACAGCGACCGTCCTCGCCGCAACGGACGCGAACGTGGCGACAAGGATCGCGGGCGCGGACGCGGCAGACACAGTACTGCGAGTCATAAATCTGATAACGACATACAGGATAATGACGTCCAAGTGATCACAGCAGCACCAGCAAAGGCCGAAGTCGTGAAGAACGAGCGCAAAGCAGAGCAGAAGCCGCAAAACAATGCGCGCAACAATCGGCCTTATCCGGCAAATGACGACAGCCGCGACCGCCGCCGTCATCGTGATCACGATGACGGCCCGACTCCGGTCGGTTTCGGCGACGATATCCCCGCCTTCATGCTGATCGCCGGCAGCGCCAAGGTATAA
- the purB gene encoding adenylosuccinate lyase — protein MIPRYSRPEMVAIWSPETKFRIWFEIEAHACDALAELGVIPKSAARTIWEKGGAATFDVARIDEIEAVTKHDVIAFLTHLAEIVGPDARFVHQGMTSSDVLDTCFNVQLVRATDILIADLDRLLAALKTRAFEHKDTVTIGRSHGIHAEPTTFGVKLALAYAEFERCRQRLVAARDEVATCAISGAVGTFANIDPRVEEHVAEALGLKAEPVSTQVIPRDRHAMYFATLGVVASSIERLATEIRHLQRTEVLEAEEYFSPGQKGSSAMPHKRNPVLTENLTGLARMVRSYALPAMENVALWHERDISHSSVERMIGPDATVTLDFALSRLAGVVEKLLVYPENMEKNLNKFRGLVHSQRVLLALTQAGTSREDAYRLVQRNAMKVWEQGKDFLEELLADAEVRAALSEEDIREKFDLGYHTKHVDTIFRRVFGQA, from the coding sequence ATGATCCCGCGTTACTCCCGGCCCGAAATGGTCGCCATCTGGTCTCCCGAAACCAAGTTCCGCATCTGGTTCGAGATCGAGGCACATGCCTGCGACGCGCTGGCCGAACTCGGCGTCATCCCGAAATCGGCGGCAAGGACGATCTGGGAAAAAGGGGGTGCGGCCACCTTCGACGTCGCCCGCATCGACGAAATCGAGGCGGTCACCAAGCATGACGTCATCGCCTTCCTGACTCACCTCGCCGAAATCGTCGGCCCGGATGCGCGCTTCGTCCACCAGGGCATGACCTCATCAGACGTGCTCGACACCTGCTTCAACGTCCAGCTGGTGCGCGCCACTGATATCCTCATCGCCGATCTCGACCGGCTGCTCGCAGCACTGAAAACCCGCGCCTTCGAACACAAGGACACCGTCACCATCGGCCGCTCGCACGGCATCCATGCCGAGCCTACCACCTTCGGCGTCAAGCTGGCGCTTGCCTATGCCGAATTCGAGCGCTGCCGCCAGCGTCTCGTCGCTGCCCGCGACGAAGTCGCGACCTGCGCCATCTCGGGCGCCGTCGGCACCTTCGCCAATATCGATCCGCGCGTCGAGGAACATGTCGCCGAAGCACTCGGCCTGAAGGCCGAGCCGGTCTCGACCCAGGTCATCCCGCGCGACCGCCACGCCATGTATTTCGCGACCCTCGGTGTTGTCGCCTCGTCGATCGAGCGGCTCGCGACCGAAATCCGCCATCTGCAGCGCACCGAAGTGCTGGAGGCGGAAGAATACTTCTCGCCCGGCCAGAAGGGCTCCTCGGCCATGCCGCACAAGCGTAACCCGGTGCTGACCGAAAACCTTACCGGCCTTGCCCGCATGGTCCGCTCCTACGCCCTGCCGGCCATGGAAAACGTCGCCCTCTGGCACGAGCGCGATATCTCCCATTCCTCGGTCGAACGCATGATCGGCCCGGACGCCACAGTCACCCTCGATTTCGCCCTGTCGCGTCTGGCCGGCGTCGTCGAAAAGCTGCTGGTCTATCCCGAAAACATGGAGAAGAACCTCAACAAGTTCCGCGGCCTCGTCCACTCCCAGCGCGTCCTCCTGGCGCTGACCCAGGCCGGCACCTCCCGCGAAGACGCCTACCGGCTGGTGCAGCGCAATGCCATGAAAGTCTGGGAACAGGGCAAGGATTTTCTGGAAGAACTGCTGGCTGATGCTGAGGTCAGGGCTGCCTTGTCCGAGGAGGATATTCGGGAGAAGTTCGACCTTGGGTATCACACGAAGCATGTGGATACGATTTTCCGGCGGGTGTTTGGGCA
- a CDS encoding flavin reductase, which produces MLNRQHIDPGLYRDAMSRYAGHVQLVTTAMEGLRRGVTITAACSVSDNPASVLICLNNTNPKNEIFFRSGIFVLNTLGAHHQAVADAFSGRTAIANDERFASGRFDTLVTGAPVLADALAAFDCRVTDIKEMPTHNVIFGEVAAVRFSEKHPALIYMNRDYHTL; this is translated from the coding sequence GTGTTGAACAGGCAGCATATCGACCCCGGCCTTTATCGCGATGCCATGAGCCGTTATGCCGGTCATGTGCAGCTCGTGACGACGGCGATGGAAGGTCTGCGCCGCGGCGTCACCATCACCGCCGCCTGCTCGGTATCGGACAATCCGGCTTCGGTGCTGATCTGCCTCAACAATACCAATCCGAAGAACGAGATCTTTTTCCGCAGCGGCATCTTCGTGCTCAACACGCTCGGCGCCCACCACCAGGCCGTCGCCGACGCTTTTTCCGGGCGCACCGCGATTGCCAATGACGAGCGCTTCGCCAGCGGCCGTTTCGACACGCTCGTCACCGGCGCCCCCGTTCTTGCCGATGCGCTCGCCGCCTTCGACTGCCGGGTGACCGACATCAAGGAAATGCCGACACACAATGTCATCTTCGGTGAGGTTGCCGCCGTCCGCTTCAGCGAGAAGCACCCGGCGCTCATCTATATGAACCGGGATTATCACACGCTGTAA
- a CDS encoding NUDIX domain-containing protein: protein MGKPGVDFPGLGVGLVILRQGRILLYKRIRPPEAGYWNIVGGKVDHMEPAEEAARREAEEETGLRIGRIERIGMTEQIIDADRQHWISILYLARDVDGEPQLTEPDKLSDFGWFPLTDLPEPLSAFTKAAIAALPPAQLSARSAAS, encoded by the coding sequence TTGGGCAAGCCTGGCGTCGACTTCCCGGGCCTTGGCGTCGGCTTGGTGATCCTACGCCAAGGCAGGATCCTTCTCTACAAGCGCATTCGGCCACCTGAAGCCGGCTACTGGAACATCGTCGGCGGCAAGGTCGATCACATGGAGCCGGCTGAAGAAGCTGCGCGCCGCGAGGCCGAGGAAGAAACCGGCCTCAGGATCGGCCGGATCGAGCGCATCGGCATGACCGAACAGATCATCGATGCCGACCGCCAGCACTGGATCTCGATCCTTTATCTCGCGCGCGACGTCGATGGCGAGCCGCAATTGACCGAGCCGGACAAGCTTTCGGATTTCGGCTGGTTTCCCTTGACGGATTTGCCGGAACCGCTGTCAGCCTTCACCAAGGCGGCGATCGCAGCCTTGCCACCCGCTCAACTTTCGGCGCGAAGCGCCGCCTCATAG
- a CDS encoding DUF2259 domain-containing protein — protein MRKRLIFGGMIAAALAGLPGLSLAGDIASIQPIGFSADGKVFAFQEFGIKENSKTPYSETYFINTDGGQYLEGTPFRTELTDKDANLSKARRQNLTAARSQMDKYDLLTNPGLIAAFNPPTELGSPSKTLRYTTLAIDGPPKTPYTLSLGEMPVPTPKECATVDKRVLGFSLQMIEKEGVPNRQAARQATAVPAERTCSVEFRIGGAVVYQPEDGNQIHIALVLAFDAERNGRWIAVPVHP, from the coding sequence ATGAGGAAGCGTCTGATCTTTGGTGGCATGATTGCCGCCGCATTGGCTGGCCTGCCCGGCTTGTCGCTGGCCGGAGACATTGCCAGCATCCAGCCGATCGGCTTTTCCGCTGACGGCAAGGTCTTCGCATTTCAGGAATTCGGCATCAAAGAAAACAGCAAGACTCCCTATTCGGAAACCTACTTCATCAATACCGACGGCGGCCAATATCTCGAAGGCACCCCCTTTCGCACCGAACTGACGGATAAGGACGCCAATCTTTCCAAGGCCCGACGCCAGAACTTAACGGCGGCGCGCAGCCAGATGGATAAGTACGACCTTCTGACAAATCCGGGTCTGATTGCCGCCTTCAACCCGCCAACCGAGCTCGGCTCGCCCTCGAAGACACTTCGCTACACCACACTTGCGATCGATGGGCCGCCGAAGACGCCCTATACGCTCTCGCTCGGCGAGATGCCGGTGCCGACGCCGAAGGAATGCGCAACGGTCGACAAGCGTGTCCTTGGTTTCAGCCTGCAGATGATCGAGAAGGAAGGTGTCCCGAACCGTCAGGCTGCGCGGCAGGCAACGGCTGTTCCGGCCGAGCGCACATGCTCGGTCGAATTCAGGATCGGCGGCGCGGTGGTCTACCAGCCGGAAGACGGAAATCAAATTCACATTGCGCTGGTTCTCGCCTTCGATGCTGAGAGGAACGGACGCTGGATCGCCGTCCCGGTCCATCCCTGA
- a CDS encoding TfoX/Sxy family protein produces the protein MDNAGIEEMFQGLGPVTIKRMFGGKGIYHLGRIVAVEVRDEMLLKADETSAPEFAAAGATQWAYEGKKGKPVKMPYWSIPEEAYDDPDLMAKWVRLAYEAALRAES, from the coding sequence ATGGATAATGCCGGGATCGAGGAAATGTTTCAGGGGCTCGGCCCCGTCACGATCAAGCGGATGTTCGGAGGCAAGGGCATCTATCATCTCGGGCGCATCGTCGCCGTCGAAGTGCGCGACGAGATGCTGCTGAAAGCCGATGAGACGAGCGCCCCGGAATTTGCTGCCGCCGGCGCCACGCAATGGGCCTATGAAGGCAAAAAGGGCAAGCCGGTGAAAATGCCCTACTGGTCGATTCCCGAAGAGGCTTACGACGATCCCGATCTGATGGCGAAGTGGGTGCGGCTCGCCTATGAGGCGGCGCTTCGCGCCGAAAGTTGA
- the rpe gene encoding ribulose-phosphate 3-epimerase, translating to MTLPIRIAPSILAADFARLGEEVRDVTAAGADWIHLDVMDGHFVPNISFGPDVIKSLRSYTNATFDCHLMISPVDDYLEAFAKAGCDRITVHAESGPHLHRSLQTIRNLGKKVGVTINPATPLSAVENVVDDVDLILIMSVNPGFGGQKFIPAMTAKIAAAKSLIGDRPIELEVDGGVTVETATDIARAGANVLVAGSAIFKGGTVDSYRKTVAELRQAAEGARA from the coding sequence ATGACGCTGCCCATTCGCATTGCCCCTTCGATCCTCGCGGCGGATTTCGCCAGGCTCGGCGAGGAGGTGCGCGACGTAACGGCCGCCGGCGCCGACTGGATCCACCTTGACGTGATGGATGGGCATTTCGTGCCGAACATCTCCTTCGGTCCCGATGTCATCAAGTCGCTGCGTTCCTATACGAATGCCACTTTCGACTGCCATCTGATGATCTCTCCGGTCGATGACTACCTCGAAGCCTTCGCCAAGGCGGGCTGCGACCGCATCACCGTGCATGCCGAATCCGGGCCACATCTGCACCGCTCACTGCAAACCATCCGCAATCTTGGCAAGAAGGTCGGCGTGACGATCAATCCGGCGACGCCGCTGAGCGCCGTCGAAAACGTGGTCGACGACGTTGACCTCATCCTCATCATGTCGGTCAATCCCGGTTTCGGCGGACAGAAATTCATTCCCGCGATGACGGCCAAGATCGCCGCGGCAAAGTCTCTGATCGGTGACCGGCCGATCGAACTCGAGGTCGACGGCGGCGTCACCGTGGAAACGGCGACTGATATCGCGCGCGCCGGCGCCAACGTGCTCGTCGCCGGCTCGGCAATTTTCAAGGGCGGTACGGTCGACAGCTATCGTAAGACCGTCGCCGAATTGCGTCAGGCAGCCGAAGGGGCACGAGCATGA